One Actinomycetospora corticicola genomic window, GGGTCCGGGGGCGCGTGTGCTCCGCAGGTGAGCACTAACGGTCGCTATCGCGACCCTTTCTGCTCACCTGCGCGCAGCGCACCTCCTCCGGCGCCGGGACCACAGCCGGGTGCAGCGCGTGAGCGAGCGCCTCGATGCCGTCGACCAGTCGGGGACCGGCCCGCACGACGTAGGCCGCCGAGTCGATCGCGATCACCGGTACGTCGGGGAAGCGGTCGGCGATCGGGCCGGCCTGCGCCACGGCGGCCGCGAGGTCGTAACCGCACGGGGTGACCACCACCGCGTCCGGGGACTCGAGGTCCTCCCAGGCCACCGCGCGGCTGCGCCCGCCGTCCACCCCCGCCGTCGGGACGGCACCGGCGCGGCGGACGAGCTCGGGCACCCAGTGCCCCGGCAGGAACGGCGGGTCGGTCCACTCGAGGACGAGGGCGCGGGGACGGTCGACGTCCGCCAGCGCGGTGTCGAGCCCGGTCAGGCGTCGACGCAGGTCGGAGAGCATCGGGGACGCGTCGGCGTCGATCGCGGCGGCGATCCCGCCGATGCCGGTGAGGACCTCGTCGAGGGTGTGCGGGTCGAAGGAGTGGACGGCGACGTCGGGCAGGCCGAGCTCGTCGAGCGCCTCCGCCACGGTGTGGCCGGGGAGGGCGCAGACCCCGCAGAGGTCCTGGGTGAGAACGACGTCGGGCGCGGCCGCCCGGAGCGCCTCGCGGTCGAGGTCGTACATCGGCAGCCCGGCAGCGGCACGCTCGCGGACGGTGCGGTCGATCTCGCCCGGCGTCATCCCGGGCTCCAGGGCGGAGCGGACGACGACGGGTGCGGCCAGGCCGGGCGGGTGGTCGCACTCGAAGGTGATCGCGACGAGGTCGTCGGCCCGCCCGAGGGCGGCCACGATCTCGGTGGTGGCGGGCAGCAACGAGGCGATCCGCATGCTCCGAGGCTAGGCCCGTCGTCGAACCGGTGATGGGACGATCCGGACGTGTCCGACCTGCTGCTCGGTCTGCGGCTCTACGCCCGCGGCGCCGGGATGGTGCTGCGCTCCCCGCGGCTGCTCCGCCTCGGGGCGCTGCCCGCGCTGGTCACCGCGCTGTTCTACCTCGCTGCCCTCGTGGTCCTGGTGCGGTACCTCGGCGACCTCGTCGGGTTACTCACTCCGTTCGCCACGACGTGGTCGCCCGGCGCGCGGGACACGGCCGAGGTCGTCGTCGGGATCGCGCTGGTGGCCGCCGTGGCGCTGGTGTCGGTCCTGACGTTCGTGGCGGTCACCCTCGCGGTCGGCGGGCCGTTCTACGAGAAGCTCTCCGAGATCGTCGACGACACCGTGGGGACGGTCCCGGACGGGCCCGGCCGCTCGTGGCCCGGATCGGTACGGGACGGGCTGCTGCTGGTCGGGCTGTCGGTGCTGGTGGCCGTCCCGCTGTTCGTGGCCGGGTTCCTGCCGGTCGTGGGGCAGACCGTGGTGCCCGTGGTCGCGGCGCTGGCGGGCGGCCGGCTGCTGGTGCTGGAGCTGACCGCGCCCGCCCTGGAGCGGCGCGGCCTGGGGTTCGCGTCCCGACGGCGGGTCGTGCGGTCCCGCCGGGCGCTCGGCTGGGCCGTCGGGGTGCCGACCTACCTGCTGTGCCTGGTCCCGCTGGTCGGCATCGTGGCGATCCCGATCGGGGCGGCCGCGGCGACGTTGGTGGCCCGGGAGCTGCGGGGCGAGCCAACGGGGCTGCCGTCCCACCGGCCCGCTCCTCCCGCGCGAGGGGAACCCTCACCCCACTAGAGCGCTCGGATCCTCCCCTCACACGCGACGCCGCTGGTCGGTCCGGCGGGCGCCGAGGGCGGCGGGCCGAACCCACCGCCCCGGCATGCCGACTACCCGACCCGTCCCGGACGCTGCGCGACCACACCAGCATCGGTCAGGGCGTCCCAGACCGCATCGACGGTCACGGAGTCACCCGGCGACCCGGCCCGCATCTCCTTCAGCGCGGCGAAGGCCGCACCGGACGGCGGGGGCGGGGTGTTCAGCTCCCGCTCGAACTCGGCCTCCGTCGACACGTCGACACGTCGACGCAGGGTGTCGATGACATCGTCGTGCACCAGGTCGACGACGGCGTCGGTCTGGACCCGCACGGCGTACTCCTGCCACATGGCGGACTCCTCTTCAGTCGGGCGGGCGCCGGCGTCGGGCCGGCCCCGCTCGGCCGCGCCGGCGCTGGAAGCCGAGCGCTGGGCCACCAGGACCGCGACCGACGATCATGCGCCCAACCGCTCTGCGAGCCGGTCGATCCCGCCCCGGATCAGCCGTCCGTACCCGTCGTCGGGAAGGACATCGACGCAGGCCTGGGCCCGCACGAGATGCTCGCGGGGCGGCCGGGAGGTCCTCGGCGCGGCGGAACGCGTCGCCGAGGTTCAGGTGCAGCGACGGGTAGAACGCCGCGACGTCGATCGGCGTGTCCCGCTCGGGCGTGACCGCGTCGGCCGCGGCCAGGGCGCGGACGTCCCACCGCAGCTCGTCGGCCACCTCCGGCTCGAGATCGGCCGCGTGGTGGGCGAGCGCGCACCGGTGGAACGGATCGGCCTGCACGGCCGGCTCCTCCCACAGCGCGGCCAGCTGCCGCCGGGCCTCCTCGACGGCACCGCCGTGGCCGAGCTCGACCGCCGCCGCGATCCGCGCCATCACGTCCATGTCCCGTACGCGAGGTCTGACACGACGCGAGCCCGGGACCCCACGCAACGTAGGAACTCCCCGGGCTCACTTCCGACCACTCCGCGAAGCGGCGGCTCCTCCTGACGGTAGCGCCCTCGCCGTCAGAACGGCAACGACAGGGCCGCGGCCAGCAGCTCGTCCATCACACGTTCCTCGTCCACGGCCCGGCCGCGTTCGGTCATCACATCGTGCAGCTCCGGGTCCCAGGGCGTCGACGGCACCGCGCCCTCGAACCGACGCAGCTCCGGCCTCACCGCGGCGCGGTAGTCGGCAGCGGTCATCCGCCAGGGCACGACGCCGAGCTGCGCCAGTCGGGCCGTGATCGCGACGCCGGCCGGGTCGAGGTCGCCGTGGTGCCGCACCTCCGCGCCGGCGGCGAGCAGGCCGCGGATGAGCGTCAGGGGTGCGGTGGTCGGGTTGCCGACGGTGCACAGCATCGGGATCGGCAGCGCGCGTTGCACGGCCGCCTCGAGCAGACGGGGGTTCTCGACGCTCACGACGACGGTTCCCCGCGGAACGTCGACGGTCAGCTCGCGCAGGGTCAGCGTCGACAGGTAGCTCGGTGCCCCGGCGGTCGTGGCCGCGCGCGTGGCGGCCGCCGCACCGTCCCCGAGCAGCGGCAACGACCAGGTCGGGACCGGTGTCGCGACCAGGTCACCGGGCAGGCCCGCGTCCGCCCACAGCTGCGCGTCGTCCCAGTGCCCGTCCTCCGCCCGCAGGGCCAGGGCCGTCCCGACGAGCCGCCGCGCGGGCTCGCCGCGGTCGAGGGCGTGCGCGTTCCCCAGCTCGCGGGCGGCGGTCTCCGCACGGCTGCGCACCCCCGGCTCGGCGGCCACCGCGAGCACCCGCGCGACGGTGTCGACGGCGCCCCGCGCCGCCCCGTCGTCGGGAAGGCCGGAGCGGACCGCGTCGATCCAGGCGACGACCCACGGCTCCAGGCCGAACGCCTCGGTGGCGGCGGCCGTGAGCACCTCGTCGCGGCGGGAGCGCCGGTCGCGGTCGGCGTCCCGGGCCTCGCGGCGACCGGTGGGCGGGCAGCCGGCGGCGGTGAGCAGGGCGGGCAGGTCGGTGCCGAGGCGGCCGAGCGCCCGGTCGAGCTGCCCGAGCTCCAGACGGCGGGTCGAGCGGCCCGGCACCAGCTTCCGCAGCTGGTCGCGGGCGCGGGGTGCGAGCCCGTCGGGCAGCGGGACCCAGCCACGGTCGTCGAGTCCACGCCGGTCGAGGGCCGACGAGACCTGCTGCCACAGCGGGAGGAACTCGGGTTGGAGCAGCACCGGCGGGACGGTCACGACGGCCTCCTCGACGACGACGATGTGGCTTTCCTGCCACTGGGTGACAGCAACGACGCTTTCCTGCCACGAAAAGGGCTACAGCAACGTCGGCTGCTCCTCGACGTCCTCGCCCTCGACGACGGTCACCTCCGGGGTGTACCGCGCAGCGGGCGGCAGGACCCGCACCGCGCCGTCGTCCTCCACCACCACGAGCCGCACCGAGACGAGCAGCGCGAGGACGTCGGCGGCGAAGCGGTCGCGGTCGGCGAGCGCCGCCTTCGACCAGTACCGGCCGTGCTCCGCGACCAGCTCGTCGAGCACCTCGCGCACCGACGCCCAGGGGATCGCGTCCGGGTCGTCCGCCGGCCGGAACTGGAAGACCAACTCGCTGACCAGCAGCAACGCCGCGTGGGGCAGGGTCCCGCCGGTCGGGAAGGCGACGTCGGAGCACCCGCCGTCGACGTCGAGGGCCGCGAACCCCTCGGCCCGCGCCTCGAGCACGAGCCCGGTCCGGGCCTCGATCCGCCGGCCCTCGTCCCCGGCGCGGCGGCGCAGTTCGGCGAAGCGGGCGGGGTCGAGGTCGGTCGCGAGCACGGCCGGGTCCTCGACGAGCCGCCGCCGCACCGCCGTCGCCGCGGACCCGCGCTCGCGGGCCCGCCCGACCAGCTCGTCCGGCGTCTCCGCGCCCACGACCGCGCCGGTCGGCAGCAGCGCCATCCGGTCCTGACGCACCTCGAGCAGCGCGTCGGCGTCCGCGTCGTGCTCGTAGACGGCCACGCCACGGTCCAGTTCGCGGAGCATCCCCTGCGCGATCAGCCACCGCAGCGCCGTCACCAGTGCCCGCCGGGACGCCGCGTCGGTGTCCAGCACGACTCCAGCCTCGGCCGCCGCG contains:
- a CDS encoding EI24 domain-containing protein, which gives rise to MSDLLLGLRLYARGAGMVLRSPRLLRLGALPALVTALFYLAALVVLVRYLGDLVGLLTPFATTWSPGARDTAEVVVGIALVAAVALVSVLTFVAVTLAVGGPFYEKLSEIVDDTVGTVPDGPGRSWPGSVRDGLLLVGLSVLVAVPLFVAGFLPVVGQTVVPVVAALAGGRLLVLELTAPALERRGLGFASRRRVVRSRRALGWAVGVPTYLLCLVPLVGIVAIPIGAAAATLVARELRGEPTGLPSHRPAPPARGEPSPH
- a CDS encoding cobalamin-binding protein, translating into MRIASLLPATTEIVAALGRADDLVAITFECDHPPGLAAPVVVRSALEPGMTPGEIDRTVRERAAAGLPMYDLDREALRAAAPDVVLTQDLCGVCALPGHTVAEALDELGLPDVAVHSFDPHTLDEVLTGIGGIAAAIDADASPMLSDLRRRLTGLDTALADVDRPRALVLEWTDPPFLPGHWVPELVRRAGAVPTAGVDGGRSRAVAWEDLESPDAVVVTPCGYDLAAAVAQAGPIADRFPDVPVIAIDSAAYVVRAGPRLVDGIEALAHALHPAVVPAPEEVRCAQVSRKGRDSDR
- a CDS encoding TIGR02678 family protein codes for the protein MSAPATDPQRDGELVAATRALLARPWRTTETDPDLVASIRRHADALDAWFTQELNYRLVVTADTARLVKTGHVPADRPLRTVSATPRPFTSAEYTALALVLAATTSGPDRTSLRDLVNAVHSAAAEAGVVLDTDAASRRALVTALRWLIAQGMLRELDRGVAVYEHDADADALLEVRQDRMALLPTGAVVGAETPDELVGRARERGSAATAVRRRLVEDPAVLATDLDPARFAELRRRAGDEGRRIEARTGLVLEARAEGFAALDVDGGCSDVAFPTGGTLPHAALLLVSELVFQFRPADDPDAIPWASVREVLDELVAEHGRYWSKAALADRDRFAADVLALLVSVRLVVVEDDGAVRVLPPAARYTPEVTVVEGEDVEEQPTLL
- a CDS encoding DUF2399 domain-containing protein gives rise to the protein MTVPPVLLQPEFLPLWQQVSSALDRRGLDDRGWVPLPDGLAPRARDQLRKLVPGRSTRRLELGQLDRALGRLGTDLPALLTAAGCPPTGRREARDADRDRRSRRDEVLTAAATEAFGLEPWVVAWIDAVRSGLPDDGAARGAVDTVARVLAVAAEPGVRSRAETAARELGNAHALDRGEPARRLVGTALALRAEDGHWDDAQLWADAGLPGDLVATPVPTWSLPLLGDGAAAATRAATTAGAPSYLSTLTLRELTVDVPRGTVVVSVENPRLLEAAVQRALPIPMLCTVGNPTTAPLTLIRGLLAAGAEVRHHGDLDPAGVAITARLAQLGVVPWRMTAADYRAAVRPELRRFEGAVPSTPWDPELHDVMTERGRAVDEERVMDELLAAALSLPF